In a genomic window of Sutcliffiella sp. FSL R7-0096:
- a CDS encoding ABC transporter ATP-binding protein, with protein sequence MTTAIIQFKDVRKQFDNDPAVLNDVSFEIERGKFYTLLGPSGCGKTTILRLIAGFTEASAGDIYFNGNKMNDVPANKRQVNTVFQDYALFPHLNVFENVAFGLKIKKMKKADIEKKVTEALNFVNLEGFESREIREMSGGQRQRVAIARAIVNEPEVILLDEPLSALDLKLRTEMQYELRELQQRLGITFVFVTHDQEEALAMSDEIFVLNEGRIIQSGTPTDIYDEPINRFVADFIGESNIVKGRMIKDFLVEFAGKKFECVDKGLKNDEKVDIVIRPEDLAITTPAEGKLQVRVDSQLFRGVHYEISSYDQEGNEWLVHSTKKATVGDQIGLFFDPEAIHVMRLGESEEDFDRRLEGYSLASGENHGK encoded by the coding sequence ATGACTACCGCAATTATTCAGTTTAAAGATGTTCGCAAGCAGTTCGATAACGATCCTGCTGTGCTTAATGATGTCAGCTTTGAAATTGAACGGGGAAAGTTCTATACCCTGCTTGGTCCTTCCGGTTGCGGAAAGACTACGATTCTTCGTCTAATTGCCGGATTTACGGAAGCGTCTGCTGGGGACATTTATTTTAACGGCAATAAGATGAACGATGTACCGGCCAACAAACGTCAGGTAAATACCGTCTTTCAGGACTACGCTCTTTTCCCTCACCTGAATGTGTTTGAAAATGTAGCATTCGGACTGAAGATTAAAAAGATGAAAAAGGCTGATATTGAAAAAAAGGTGACCGAAGCGCTAAACTTTGTAAATCTCGAAGGCTTCGAATCTCGTGAAATCCGGGAAATGTCCGGTGGTCAGCGCCAGCGTGTAGCGATTGCTCGTGCCATCGTAAATGAGCCAGAAGTAATCCTACTGGATGAACCACTATCCGCCCTAGACCTAAAACTCCGTACAGAAATGCAGTACGAATTAAGGGAGCTTCAGCAACGCCTGGGCATTACCTTCGTTTTTGTCACCCATGACCAGGAAGAAGCACTTGCAATGTCAGATGAGATCTTCGTTTTGAATGAAGGGAGAATCATTCAAAGTGGGACGCCGACAGATATTTATGACGAGCCGATCAACCGCTTTGTCGCCGACTTTATTGGAGAATCCAATATTGTTAAAGGTCGGATGATCAAGGATTTCCTTGTGGAGTTTGCCGGCAAGAAGTTTGAATGTGTGGACAAGGGGCTGAAAAACGACGAAAAGGTGGACATTGTCATCCGGCCTGAGGATTTGGCCATCACCACGCCAGCAGAAGGCAAGCTGCAGGTACGGGTGGACTCCCAACTGTTCAGGGGCGTTCATTATGAGATAAGCAGCTATGACCAAGAAGGCAACGAGTGGCTTGTTCACTCTACCAAGAAAGCTACAGTCGGGGATCAGATCGGCTTATTCTTTGATCCCGAGGCTATCCATGTTATGCGCCTTGGGGAATCGGAAGAAGATTTTGATAGACGACTAGAAGGCTATTCCCTTGCAAGCGGAGAGAACCATGGGAAATAG
- a CDS encoding ABC transporter permease yields the protein MGNRLTKNLYFIPYALWIALFVIAPIILVLYYSFFNIEGNLSLENYQKFFTPVYLKMTLSSFWYAFLITAITLLVAYPTALLLTRTRHKYLWLLLLIVPSWINLLLKAYAFLGIFGTYGMANSLLEVIGIGSTQILFTDFSFVFVSVYIFIPFMILPIFNALNELNPTLIDAANDLGASRFTTFWRVTLPLTMDGVKVGCQIVFIPALSLFMLTRLIAGNRVITLGTAIEQHFLVTQDWGMGSTIAVFLIIIMFLFMKMTSSRKRGI from the coding sequence ATGGGAAATAGACTGACGAAAAACCTGTATTTCATCCCTTATGCGCTTTGGATTGCACTGTTTGTCATAGCGCCGATCATACTTGTTCTCTATTATTCTTTTTTTAATATAGAGGGCAATCTATCACTAGAAAACTATCAAAAATTCTTCACGCCTGTTTATTTAAAAATGACGTTGAGTTCGTTTTGGTATGCGTTTCTGATCACGGCCATTACCCTGTTGGTTGCTTATCCGACAGCATTATTGTTAACACGGACGCGTCATAAGTACTTATGGCTTTTGTTGCTTATTGTTCCTTCCTGGATCAATTTGCTCCTGAAAGCTTATGCCTTCCTAGGTATCTTCGGTACTTATGGGATGGCAAACAGCTTGTTAGAAGTAATCGGAATCGGTTCCACACAAATATTGTTCACAGACTTTAGTTTTGTGTTCGTTTCGGTCTATATTTTTATTCCGTTTATGATCTTACCAATTTTCAACGCATTGAATGAGTTGAATCCGACATTGATCGATGCGGCAAATGACCTTGGTGCCTCCCGTTTTACGACATTTTGGAGGGTTACCTTACCACTAACGATGGATGGGGTGAAGGTCGGATGTCAGATTGTCTTCATTCCGGCTCTCTCCCTGTTCATGCTTACAAGACTAATAGCCGGAAACCGGGTCATCACGCTTGGAACGGCAATTGAACAGCATTTCCTTGTCACCCAAGACTGGGGGATGGGTTCGACCATTGCAGTATTTTTGATCATCATCATGTTCCTTTTCATGAAAATGACAAGCAGCAGAAAGCGAGGAATTTAA
- a CDS encoding ABC transporter ATP-binding protein: MVRLHTKDLNIGYGERLIIKNLSIEIPDKQITTIIGSNGCGKSTLLKAITRIIAHQSGAILLDGQEIARENTKSLAKKMAILPQTPESVSGLTVGELVSYGRFPYQKGFGRLTKKDYEVMDWALEVTGTTEFKYRPVDALSGGQRQRVWIAMALAQETEIIFLDEPTTYLDMAHQLEVLELLQKLNREQERTIIMVLHDLNQAARFADYLIALKDGNIIKSGNCEEVITPDVLRQVFQIDAEIDRDPRTNKPMCLTYNLLKGDNHDEKINDSLRIPAIAGR; encoded by the coding sequence ATGGTTCGCCTACATACAAAGGATTTGAACATTGGCTATGGTGAACGCTTGATAATAAAGAATTTATCGATCGAAATACCGGATAAGCAGATTACGACCATCATTGGATCCAATGGCTGCGGAAAATCCACCCTTTTAAAGGCTATCACCAGAATTATCGCCCACCAATCTGGCGCTATCCTACTGGATGGACAAGAGATTGCCAGAGAAAATACTAAATCACTTGCAAAAAAGATGGCCATTCTCCCCCAAACCCCTGAAAGTGTAAGCGGATTAACAGTTGGGGAGCTTGTCTCCTATGGCCGTTTTCCCTATCAAAAAGGATTTGGACGTTTGACCAAAAAGGATTATGAGGTCATGGACTGGGCACTTGAGGTAACGGGAACAACCGAATTTAAATACCGTCCGGTTGACGCGCTATCCGGCGGGCAACGCCAACGCGTCTGGATTGCCATGGCTCTTGCCCAGGAAACAGAAATCATTTTCCTTGATGAACCTACCACCTATCTGGACATGGCCCACCAATTGGAAGTCCTGGAACTTTTACAAAAGCTAAATAGAGAACAGGAACGCACCATTATCATGGTCCTCCATGATTTGAACCAGGCTGCCAGATTTGCCGATTACTTAATCGCCTTAAAGGATGGGAACATCATCAAGTCGGGGAATTGCGAAGAAGTAATTACACCGGATGTATTAAGACAAGTCTTTCAAATCGACGCCGAAATCGACCGAGATCCTAGAACAAATAAACCTATGTGCTTAACCTACAACTTACTTAAAGGAGACAACCACGATGAAAAAATTAATGATTCCCTTCGTATTCCTGCTATTGCTGGCCGTTAG
- a CDS encoding ABC transporter ATP-binding protein yields MDYVVEMLNIRKEFTGIVANDDITLRLKQGEIHALLGENGAGKSTLMAILFGMYQPDRGSIKINGKETKIANPNVATKLGIGMVHQHFKLVSNFTVTENIMLGSELHNLYVLDKKTASKRIEELSKKYGLNVDPHAKIEDISVGMQQRVEILKMLYRQADVLILDEPTAVLTPQEIIELGKILKNLIAEGKSIIIITHKLKEIKAMADRCTVIRRGKTIGTVNVAETSKEQMAEMMVGREVNFKVSKKEATPGEVVLKMDNVSVKKGKDVIALKNMSLELKKGEILGIAGVDGNGQSEIVESITGLKQADSGSILFEGKDITKMPVRSRIASGIAHIPEDRHKHGLVLDYTIEENMVLELYHKEPYSKRGVLNFSAIKKHADSIIKSFDVRSGEGGKSIARSLSGGNQQKAVIGREIELDPTLLIAVQPTRGLDVGSIEYIHKRLVEQRDKGKAVLLVSLELDEVINVSNRIAVVNNGQLVGIVNAKETNENELGLMMAGVMKGEEE; encoded by the coding sequence ATGGACTATGTAGTGGAGATGCTCAATATCCGGAAAGAGTTTACTGGAATAGTTGCCAATGATGATATTACACTTCGTCTGAAGCAGGGGGAAATTCACGCCCTCCTTGGGGAAAATGGTGCCGGAAAATCAACGCTGATGGCGATATTATTCGGAATGTACCAACCGGATAGAGGATCGATAAAAATTAATGGCAAGGAAACGAAAATTGCCAATCCTAACGTCGCGACTAAACTTGGAATCGGAATGGTTCACCAACACTTCAAACTGGTCAGTAACTTTACGGTAACAGAAAATATTATGCTAGGTTCTGAGTTGCATAATTTGTATGTGCTCGACAAAAAGACTGCCAGCAAAAGGATTGAGGAACTGTCCAAAAAGTATGGACTGAACGTAGATCCGCATGCCAAAATTGAAGACATTTCCGTTGGGATGCAACAGCGAGTGGAAATTTTGAAGATGCTGTATCGTCAAGCAGACGTGTTGATTTTGGACGAACCTACTGCGGTTCTTACTCCTCAGGAGATCATAGAACTTGGGAAGATCCTGAAAAACCTGATTGCAGAAGGCAAATCGATTATCATCATCACCCATAAGCTGAAAGAAATCAAAGCGATGGCAGATCGTTGTACCGTTATCAGAAGAGGAAAGACAATTGGCACTGTTAATGTAGCTGAAACAAGTAAAGAACAAATGGCTGAAATGATGGTAGGACGCGAAGTAAACTTCAAAGTCAGCAAAAAAGAAGCAACACCAGGTGAAGTCGTCCTAAAAATGGATAATGTGTCTGTGAAAAAGGGCAAGGATGTAATCGCTTTGAAGAACATGTCCTTGGAACTGAAAAAAGGTGAAATCCTTGGAATTGCTGGAGTGGACGGAAACGGTCAGTCTGAAATTGTGGAAAGCATTACAGGTTTGAAGCAAGCAGACTCCGGATCGATTCTTTTTGAAGGAAAAGATATAACAAAAATGCCTGTTCGCTCAAGAATCGCCAGCGGAATCGCTCATATTCCAGAAGATCGCCATAAGCATGGACTAGTCCTTGATTACACGATTGAAGAAAATATGGTGCTAGAGCTATATCACAAAGAACCATATTCCAAACGTGGCGTTCTAAATTTTTCCGCCATTAAAAAGCATGCAGATTCCATTATCAAGAGCTTTGATGTTCGTTCTGGAGAAGGTGGGAAATCGATTGCCCGTTCTCTATCAGGCGGAAATCAGCAAAAGGCGGTTATTGGCCGGGAGATCGAGCTTGATCCAACGCTCTTGATTGCTGTTCAGCCAACTCGCGGTTTGGATGTTGGTTCGATCGAGTACATTCATAAAAGACTTGTGGAACAAAGGGATAAAGGAAAAGCTGTTCTACTTGTATCCTTGGAATTGGATGAAGTAATAAATGTTTCAAATCGCATTGCCGTTGTGAATAATGGCCAATTAGTCGGAATCGTGAATGCAAAAGAAACAAACGAAAACGAACTAGGTCTAATGATGGCTGGCGTGATGAAGGGGGAAGAGGAATGA
- a CDS encoding ABC transporter permease, with product MGNRKTSPLSALFLVLIFAILYLPIFFLVFYSFNSGGTMYDFESFTLEWYRELFADTRLLIIVLNTLLVALISALISTIIGVMGAIAIYSFKNRRTKSTLLSLNNVLIVSPDVIIGASFLILFTMAGIKLGMYSVLLSHIAFCVPIVVLMVLPKLLEMSPTLIDAAHDLGASRWDVMRKVVLPYITPGIFAGFFMALTYSLDDFAVTFFVTGNGFTTLSVEIYSLARRGIALNINALSTLLFLFTIVLVIVYYFMTVRNKPTRMGVRR from the coding sequence ATGGGTAATAGAAAAACATCTCCGTTATCGGCGTTATTTCTCGTCTTGATTTTCGCGATTCTTTATCTACCTATTTTCTTCCTCGTGTTTTACTCGTTTAACAGCGGGGGAACGATGTATGACTTTGAAAGCTTCACATTGGAGTGGTATAGGGAGCTGTTCGCTGATACGCGACTGTTGATCATCGTACTGAACACACTACTCGTCGCCCTGATTTCAGCGTTGATTTCAACCATTATCGGCGTGATGGGCGCAATCGCTATCTATTCGTTTAAAAATAGAAGAACGAAGAGTACATTATTATCTTTGAATAATGTTTTAATCGTAAGTCCTGATGTTATTATCGGTGCTTCCTTCCTAATTCTGTTCACCATGGCTGGGATCAAGCTTGGGATGTATTCGGTTCTTCTTTCCCATATTGCTTTTTGTGTACCGATTGTCGTATTAATGGTATTGCCAAAGCTCTTGGAAATGAGCCCAACCTTGATTGATGCGGCACATGATCTTGGAGCAAGCCGCTGGGATGTGATGAGAAAGGTCGTCCTGCCATATATCACACCTGGAATATTTGCTGGCTTCTTTATGGCACTGACCTATTCCCTTGACGATTTTGCCGTCACATTCTTTGTAACAGGGAACGGATTCACAACGCTTTCAGTTGAAATCTATTCTCTTGCGCGTCGTGGAATTGCCTTGAACATCAATGCACTTTCCACCCTGCTGTTCCTGTTCACCATCGTGCTTGTGATTGTGTATTACTTCATGACCGTGCGCAATAAGCCAACTAGAATGGGGGTTAGACGATGA
- a CDS encoding pseudouridine synthase: MRINKFISDSGVASRRGADKLIEEGRVKINGKVAKIGGQVNPGDEVLVNGQLIRIARDNVYIALNKPIGITSTTEKHVKGNIIDLVNHPLRLSHIGRLDKESEGLILLTNDGDIINEILRPEHKHEKEYIVSVDKPITPDFVKQMSEGVKILGTKTLPCEVEQLSKFDFKIILTQGLNRQIRRMCAELGYEVLRLQRTRIMNIELGNLPMGQWRDLSKKEKRQLFAELNYEPKEW; encoded by the coding sequence ATGAGGATAAATAAATTTATTAGTGACTCTGGTGTTGCCTCAAGGCGCGGAGCCGATAAACTGATTGAGGAAGGTAGAGTTAAAATCAACGGTAAGGTCGCAAAGATCGGTGGACAAGTTAACCCCGGTGACGAGGTATTGGTCAATGGACAACTCATTCGGATTGCCAGGGATAATGTCTACATCGCCTTGAACAAGCCAATAGGCATCACCTCCACGACCGAAAAGCATGTGAAGGGTAATATCATCGACCTTGTGAACCATCCTCTACGCCTTTCCCATATCGGACGCTTGGACAAAGAATCGGAAGGTCTGATCCTACTGACCAATGACGGAGATATCATCAATGAGATTTTGCGGCCAGAACACAAGCACGAGAAAGAATATATTGTGTCTGTCGATAAACCGATCACCCCGGACTTTGTGAAGCAGATGTCCGAAGGTGTCAAAATACTGGGAACCAAAACCCTCCCATGCGAAGTGGAGCAGCTGTCGAAGTTTGATTTTAAAATCATCCTGACGCAAGGGTTGAACCGTCAGATCCGTCGCATGTGCGCAGAGCTCGGCTATGAGGTGCTTCGCCTTCAGCGGACCCGGATCATGAATATCGAGCTTGGTAACTTGCCGATGGGTCAATGGCGCGACCTTAGTAAGAAAGAAAAACGGCAGCTGTTTGCAGAATTGAATTATGAACCAAAAGAATGGTAA
- a CDS encoding BMP family ABC transporter substrate-binding protein, with protein MKKGLIATIVTVLTTMIFLVGCGTDNKGGSESASGTNSGSGMLVGMVTDAGTIDDKSFNEGTWNGIIQAKEEFGIKEKYLKPAGTTEANYMQEITNLYDADFKFIVTPGFKFETAVFQAQSQFEDAKFVLIDGAPHNGDFNPVVGENTVSIFFAEHEAGFLAGVATALELKEGEAGFIGGMEIPPVQKFNWGFQQGIAYANENLDTNVSIKEENVVYQGTFDAVAAGQQIAAAMFDRGVNVIFAAAGGVGVGAINEAKTRVEGGDDVWMVGVDVDQYEEGKMDNGDSVILTSAMKKIDTAAADMIKAEIDGKFPGGETLTFDAKNDGVGLPEENPNLSEETTSKVNEIFELIKSGEVEVSSEQGDLIK; from the coding sequence ATGAAAAAGGGTTTAATTGCAACGATCGTCACTGTTTTAACAACGATGATCTTTCTAGTAGGTTGCGGAACAGACAATAAAGGCGGTTCTGAATCTGCATCAGGCACTAACAGCGGATCTGGCATGTTAGTCGGAATGGTAACGGATGCTGGTACGATTGATGACAAATCTTTTAACGAAGGTACTTGGAACGGAATCATTCAAGCGAAAGAAGAGTTCGGCATTAAAGAAAAATACTTAAAGCCTGCAGGTACAACAGAAGCAAATTACATGCAAGAGATTACAAACCTGTATGATGCAGACTTCAAATTTATCGTAACTCCAGGTTTCAAATTTGAAACAGCTGTATTCCAAGCACAAAGCCAATTTGAAGATGCTAAATTCGTTCTAATCGATGGAGCTCCACACAACGGGGACTTCAATCCTGTAGTAGGCGAAAACACAGTTTCCATTTTCTTTGCTGAGCACGAAGCTGGTTTCTTGGCTGGTGTTGCAACAGCTCTTGAATTAAAAGAGGGCGAAGCTGGATTCATCGGTGGTATGGAAATTCCTCCAGTTCAAAAGTTCAACTGGGGCTTCCAACAAGGTATCGCGTATGCAAATGAAAACCTAGATACAAATGTAAGCATTAAAGAAGAAAACGTAGTATACCAAGGTACGTTTGATGCAGTTGCTGCAGGTCAGCAAATTGCTGCAGCAATGTTCGACCGTGGAGTAAATGTAATTTTCGCAGCAGCGGGTGGAGTTGGAGTTGGGGCAATCAACGAAGCGAAAACTCGTGTTGAAGGCGGAGACGATGTATGGATGGTCGGAGTAGACGTTGACCAATACGAAGAAGGAAAGATGGACAATGGCGATTCAGTTATCTTAACTTCTGCAATGAAAAAAATCGACACAGCAGCAGCTGATATGATCAAAGCAGAAATCGATGGAAAGTTCCCAGGTGGAGAAACTCTTACGTTCGATGCGAAAAACGACGGTGTTGGTCTTCCTGAAGAAAATCCAAACCTAAGTGAAGAAACAACTTCTAAAGTGAATGAGATCTTTGAACTGATTAAATCTGGTGAAGTGGAAGTTTCTTCTGAGCAAGGCGATCTGATCAAATAA
- a CDS encoding iron ABC transporter permease, whose translation MKIALERSIPFTIKFIVALIVFVAVFFAAMVFGAADTTIRDVWLALTSPNSSGDKILILREIRLPREVAAIFVGAGLSVAGAIMQGMTRNPLADPGLLGLTAGANAALAITLAFFPSINYYGITIACFIGAAVGAIMVFGLGAMKKGGFSPLRIVLAGAAVSAFLFAIAEGVALTFKLSRNVSMWTAGGIIGTTWGQLQLIIPLITVGLLVALYLSRQLTILSLSEEVAVGLGQKIAVVKGILFVVIILLTGASVALVGNMAFIGLMVPHIVRAIVGTDYRFILPMSAIVGAIFMLFADTLGRTINAPFETPVAAIVAMVGLPFFLVIVRKGGKAFS comes from the coding sequence ATGAAGATTGCGCTAGAAAGAAGCATTCCCTTTACAATTAAATTTATTGTGGCGCTCATCGTCTTTGTGGCGGTGTTTTTTGCTGCTATGGTTTTCGGGGCTGCTGACACTACCATTCGGGATGTGTGGTTGGCCTTAACTTCTCCCAATTCAAGTGGAGATAAAATACTGATCCTCCGTGAAATAAGGCTGCCACGTGAAGTAGCTGCGATATTTGTGGGTGCCGGCTTGTCGGTTGCAGGTGCCATTATGCAGGGAATGACCAGAAACCCTCTTGCAGATCCAGGACTGCTTGGTTTGACGGCTGGGGCGAACGCTGCCCTTGCTATTACCCTGGCATTCTTTCCTTCTATTAACTACTACGGAATCACCATTGCTTGTTTTATTGGGGCCGCAGTAGGGGCGATCATGGTATTTGGGTTAGGTGCGATGAAAAAGGGCGGATTTTCTCCTCTTCGCATCGTTCTGGCTGGTGCAGCAGTCTCCGCCTTTCTTTTTGCCATCGCTGAAGGAGTAGCATTGACCTTTAAACTATCACGAAATGTCTCTATGTGGACAGCCGGTGGGATTATCGGGACCACATGGGGGCAACTACAACTAATCATCCCTTTGATTACGGTTGGTTTGCTTGTGGCGCTTTACCTTTCCAGACAGCTTACCATCCTCAGTCTCAGCGAGGAAGTTGCTGTTGGGTTGGGGCAAAAGATTGCGGTGGTCAAAGGGATATTGTTTGTCGTAATTATTTTATTGACGGGTGCTTCTGTAGCACTTGTCGGGAATATGGCCTTTATCGGGCTGATGGTCCCACATATCGTGCGCGCAATCGTGGGAACGGATTACCGCTTTATCTTGCCGATGTCCGCGATAGTTGGAGCCATCTTCATGCTTTTCGCAGATACATTGGGCCGCACCATCAACGCACCTTTTGAAACGCCAGTAGCTGCTATCGTTGCAATGGTCGGGCTCCCCTTCTTCCTTGTCATTGTCCGTAAAGGAGGGAAAGCATTCTCATGA
- a CDS encoding iron-hydroxamate ABC transporter substrate-binding protein translates to MKKLMIPFVFLLLLAVSACGNTNNNASNNNDDTSKEGNASSSETITYQAETGPIEVPANPQRVVVINSFVAGNVMALGTNIVGTDSWAMANPRYKEYLKDAVEVTDQDLEKIIELDPDLIIAASNANNLDKLADIAPTVAYTYGNVDYLTQHVEIGKLLNKEEEAQKWVDDFKTRAQEAGEEIRAKIGEDATVSVIENFDKELYVFGDNWGRGTEIIYQEMKLKMPERVKEEALEAGYHMLSFEVLPEFAGDYVVFSKNSEGDTSFQETDTYKNIPAVKNGQVFEADAKEFYFNDPISLDFQLEFFKDSFLGN, encoded by the coding sequence ATGAAAAAATTAATGATTCCCTTCGTATTCCTGCTATTGCTGGCCGTTAGTGCCTGCGGGAACACAAATAATAATGCAAGCAATAACAATGATGATACTTCAAAGGAAGGAAATGCTTCCTCCTCTGAGACTATTACCTATCAAGCCGAAACAGGACCAATTGAAGTACCAGCAAATCCTCAAAGAGTCGTTGTCATAAATTCTTTCGTTGCTGGAAATGTCATGGCCCTTGGAACGAATATTGTTGGGACTGACTCTTGGGCAATGGCAAATCCACGCTACAAAGAGTATTTGAAAGATGCAGTGGAAGTAACGGATCAAGATCTAGAGAAGATTATTGAATTAGACCCAGACCTTATTATTGCTGCCTCCAATGCAAACAATCTTGATAAGCTTGCGGATATTGCTCCTACTGTCGCGTACACATATGGAAATGTGGATTATCTTACACAGCATGTTGAAATTGGAAAACTACTAAACAAAGAAGAAGAAGCTCAAAAATGGGTGGATGACTTCAAGACCCGCGCTCAAGAAGCCGGAGAAGAGATTCGCGCTAAAATCGGCGAGGATGCGACTGTCTCCGTTATCGAAAACTTTGATAAAGAGCTATACGTTTTCGGCGACAACTGGGGACGTGGCACTGAAATAATTTATCAAGAAATGAAGCTGAAGATGCCTGAGAGAGTAAAAGAAGAAGCCTTAGAAGCTGGGTATCATATGCTTTCCTTTGAAGTGTTACCTGAGTTTGCTGGGGATTATGTGGTCTTTAGTAAAAATTCCGAGGGAGATACATCCTTCCAGGAAACGGATACGTATAAGAATATCCCGGCTGTGAAGAATGGACAGGTTTTTGAGGCGGATGCGAAAGAATTCTATTTTAACGATCCGATTTCCCTTGATTTCCAATTGGAGTTCTTTAAGGATAGCTTTTTAGGAAACTAA
- a CDS encoding ABC transporter substrate-binding protein: protein MKKLVQFFLAVVVASTVLWYTITELNSSQGYSGGNTLTIYNWGDYINMDVVRQFEEETGVKVIYETFDSNEAMKTKIEQGGTTYDIAVPSEYMIDKMIQEELLIPLDHSKLPNLGNIDERFMDLPFDRENKYSVPYFWGTVGIVYNPSMLGGKEITSWNDLWDEDLRNEILLIDGAREVMGMGLNSLGYSLNNTNKEHLLEAKRKLDTLTPNIKAIVGDESRMLIENEEAAIGLVWSGVAAELMWENEDLEYVVPIEGSNLWFDNMVIPKTAKNVEAAHQFINFILDAEVAAENTDYVSYSTPNKAALPLLDEELTGDERFYPPPELTEKLEVYENLGKRNLAYYNELFLEFKMHSK, encoded by the coding sequence ATGAAAAAGCTAGTCCAATTCTTTCTTGCTGTTGTTGTGGCGTCAACTGTACTTTGGTACACGATCACCGAGTTGAACTCCTCTCAGGGGTACTCCGGCGGTAACACGCTGACCATCTATAACTGGGGTGACTATATCAATATGGATGTAGTCAGGCAGTTTGAAGAGGAAACCGGTGTGAAAGTCATTTACGAGACTTTCGATTCTAACGAAGCAATGAAAACGAAAATAGAACAAGGCGGAACCACCTATGATATCGCGGTTCCCTCTGAATATATGATTGATAAAATGATACAGGAGGAATTGCTTATCCCTCTGGATCATTCCAAGCTCCCAAACCTTGGGAACATCGATGAGCGGTTCATGGATCTTCCCTTTGATCGGGAAAATAAATACTCTGTGCCTTACTTCTGGGGGACGGTTGGGATTGTCTACAACCCTTCCATGCTTGGAGGAAAAGAGATTACAAGCTGGAACGACCTTTGGGATGAGGATCTAAGAAATGAGATCCTCCTGATCGACGGTGCCCGCGAAGTAATGGGGATGGGCCTTAACAGTTTAGGCTACTCCTTGAACAATACAAATAAAGAGCACCTGCTTGAGGCAAAAAGAAAGCTCGATACGCTCACACCCAACATCAAAGCCATTGTTGGGGACGAGAGCAGGATGCTGATCGAGAACGAGGAAGCTGCGATCGGACTTGTCTGGTCCGGGGTTGCTGCGGAATTGATGTGGGAGAACGAGGACCTTGAATATGTCGTACCGATCGAAGGGTCTAACCTTTGGTTTGATAATATGGTCATCCCGAAAACGGCTAAGAATGTGGAAGCTGCCCACCAGTTCATCAATTTTATCCTTGATGCGGAGGTTGCAGCGGAAAACACCGATTATGTGAGCTATTCTACACCAAACAAAGCGGCATTGCCGTTGCTTGATGAGGAACTGACAGGTGACGAGCGCTTCTATCCGCCACCAGAGCTGACAGAAAAGCTTGAGGTATATGAGAATCTTGGTAAAAGAAATTTAGCTTATTATAATGAGCTGTTTTTAGAATTTAAGATGCATAGTAAATAG